A genomic window from Chitinophaga pollutisoli includes:
- the argH gene encoding argininosuccinate lyase: MKLWQKDKTSLAAVEQFTVGRDREMDAYLAPFDVLGSLAHITMLESVGLLPAEDLAVLQQELKKIYREIEAGDFVLEEGVEDIHSQVELLLTRRVGESGKKIHSGRSRNDQVLVDLKLFLRHELETIVHETKALFDLLQQQSEQYKNTLLPGYTHLQIAMPSSFGLWFGAYAESLVDDLIMLQGAYRVVNKNPLGSAAGYGSSFPLNRTMTTQLLGFEALNYNVVYAQMGRGKTEKLVAFALAGIAATVSRMAMDATLFMNQNFGFIGFPDELTTGSSIMPHKKNPDVWELIRSHCNKLQALPNEIAMMTVNLPSGYHRDLQLLKENLFPAFSTLRDSLRMSRLMLENIRIREDILKDEKYRYLFSVEVVNRLVLEGTPFREAYKQVGLDIESGKFEPDTDIRHTHEGSIGNLQNEAVNAQMDTVIASFPFAKVHAAIDKLVK; the protein is encoded by the coding sequence ATGAAACTTTGGCAGAAAGATAAAACCTCCCTCGCTGCAGTGGAACAGTTCACCGTAGGGCGCGACCGTGAAATGGACGCTTACCTCGCACCGTTCGACGTGCTGGGGTCGCTGGCGCACATCACCATGCTCGAATCGGTAGGCCTGCTGCCGGCGGAAGACCTCGCCGTGCTGCAACAGGAACTCAAGAAGATCTACCGCGAAATTGAAGCAGGGGATTTTGTGCTGGAAGAAGGAGTGGAGGATATCCACTCGCAGGTGGAATTGCTGCTGACGCGCCGCGTGGGCGAATCCGGCAAGAAGATCCATAGCGGCCGGTCGCGCAACGACCAGGTGCTGGTAGACCTGAAGCTGTTTCTCCGCCACGAGCTGGAAACGATCGTTCATGAAACGAAAGCCTTATTCGACCTGCTGCAACAGCAGAGCGAGCAATATAAAAACACCCTTTTACCGGGATATACGCATTTGCAGATCGCGATGCCGAGTTCGTTCGGGTTGTGGTTTGGCGCGTATGCCGAAAGCCTGGTCGATGATCTAATCATGCTGCAGGGCGCCTACCGTGTCGTGAATAAAAACCCGCTGGGCTCTGCGGCCGGTTACGGATCTTCTTTCCCGCTGAACCGCACGATGACCACGCAGCTCCTGGGTTTTGAAGCGTTGAACTATAATGTTGTGTACGCGCAGATGGGCCGCGGTAAAACGGAGAAACTGGTGGCCTTCGCGTTGGCCGGCATCGCCGCTACCGTGTCGAGAATGGCGATGGACGCGACGTTGTTCATGAACCAAAACTTCGGTTTCATCGGTTTCCCGGATGAGCTGACGACCGGTTCTTCCATCATGCCCCACAAAAAGAACCCCGACGTGTGGGAACTCATCCGCTCGCATTGCAATAAACTGCAGGCGTTGCCCAACGAGATCGCCATGATGACGGTGAACCTGCCTTCCGGCTACCACCGCGATCTGCAGTTGCTGAAAGAAAATCTTTTCCCGGCATTCAGCACCCTGCGCGACAGCCTGCGCATGAGCCGCCTCATGCTGGAGAACATCCGCATCAGGGAAGATATCCTCAAAGACGAAAAGTACCGCTATCTCTTCAGCGTGGAAGTGGTGAACCGTCTTGTGCTGGAAGGAACGCCTTTCCGGGAAGCCTATAAACAAGTGGGCCTCGACATCGAAAGCGGCAAATTCGAACCGGATACCGACATTCGCCATACGCACGAAGGCAGTATCGGCAATTTGCAGAACGAAGCCGTGAATGCGCAGATGGATACGGTGATTGCGTCGTTTCCTTTTGCGAAGGTGCATGCCGCGATCGACAAACTGGTTAAATAA
- a CDS encoding M20 family metallo-hydrolase, whose product MWNQQRYEDAVQLLKMLISTPSFSKEEDGTAAILANFMEQHGVQYNRHLNNIWALNRHFNPAKPTILLNSHHDTVKPNPQYTRDPFDPAVEDGKLFGLGSNDAGGCLVSLIAAFLHFYETENLPYNIAIAATAEEEISGVNGIESILHLLPQIDFAIVGEPTKTDLAVAEKGLMVLDCVAHGKAGHAARDEGDNALYHALDDINWFRNYRFPNVSDTLGPVKMSVTVIHTSNKAHNVVPAECSFVVDCRATDQYTLEEMLETIRANVKCDVKPRSMRMRPSFIPKEHPLVQAGIGLGKQLYGSPTTSDQALIPATSVKVGPGDSARSHSADEFIYLDEIRQGIDTYIRLLSVVNGVL is encoded by the coding sequence ATGTGGAATCAACAACGCTATGAAGACGCCGTACAGCTGTTAAAAATGCTGATCAGTACGCCTTCCTTTTCCAAAGAGGAAGACGGCACGGCTGCTATCCTGGCGAACTTTATGGAACAACATGGGGTACAATACAATCGTCACCTCAACAATATCTGGGCCCTCAACCGGCATTTCAATCCGGCGAAGCCTACCATCCTCCTGAACTCCCATCACGACACCGTTAAGCCCAACCCGCAATATACCCGCGACCCATTTGATCCCGCAGTGGAAGACGGCAAACTTTTCGGCCTCGGCTCCAACGACGCCGGCGGCTGCCTGGTGAGCCTCATCGCGGCGTTCCTTCATTTTTACGAAACCGAAAATCTTCCTTACAATATCGCCATCGCGGCAACGGCTGAAGAGGAAATCAGCGGAGTGAATGGCATCGAAAGCATCCTGCACCTGTTGCCGCAGATCGATTTCGCCATTGTTGGCGAGCCAACGAAAACCGATCTGGCCGTGGCCGAGAAAGGGTTGATGGTGCTGGATTGCGTAGCACACGGGAAAGCGGGTCACGCTGCGCGTGACGAAGGAGATAACGCTTTGTACCATGCGCTGGACGATATCAACTGGTTCCGCAATTACCGTTTTCCGAATGTGAGTGATACGCTGGGACCGGTGAAGATGAGCGTAACCGTAATTCATACTTCCAATAAGGCGCACAACGTGGTGCCGGCAGAATGCTCTTTTGTAGTGGATTGCCGGGCTACGGATCAATATACGCTGGAGGAAATGCTGGAAACGATACGCGCGAATGTTAAATGCGACGTGAAGCCCCGCTCCATGCGCATGCGGCCATCTTTCATCCCGAAAGAGCATCCACTGGTACAGGCGGGCATCGGGCTGGGGAAACAGTTGTATGGTTCGCCGACTACGTCGGACCAGGCGCTTATCCCCGCTACCTCCGTGAAAGTAGGCCCCGGCGACAGCGCGCGTTCGCATTCGGCCGATGAATTCATCTACCTGGATGAAATCCGGCAGGGGATTGATACGTATATCCGCCTGCTGTCTGTAGTGAATGGCGTACTTTAG
- the argB gene encoding acetylglutamate kinase: MAGKDKVFVVKVGGNVIDNPALLDTFLADFAAVPGRKILIHGGGKIATRMGDKLGIESKYVNGRRITDAETVDVVTMVYGGLVNKQIVAKLQSLGANAIGLTGADANIIPAVKRPVKEIDYGFVGDIPAGNVQTAPLQLLLDAGLTPVMSPLTHDGKGQILNTNADTIASSLAVALAALYDVRLIFCFEKKGVLRDAADDDSVINLINQEVYQQLMAAGALSDGILPKLENAFAAIGNGVKEVLIGHADDLRRNTTDAVAGTLIC; encoded by the coding sequence ATGGCTGGTAAAGACAAAGTTTTTGTAGTGAAAGTGGGCGGGAATGTCATCGACAATCCCGCCCTCCTCGATACTTTCCTGGCCGACTTCGCGGCGGTTCCCGGCAGGAAGATCCTTATCCATGGCGGCGGCAAGATCGCCACGCGGATGGGGGACAAGCTGGGCATCGAATCGAAATACGTGAACGGCCGCAGGATCACCGACGCGGAAACGGTAGATGTGGTAACGATGGTGTATGGCGGGCTCGTCAACAAACAGATCGTTGCGAAGCTGCAATCGCTGGGTGCGAACGCCATCGGGTTGACAGGCGCGGATGCCAATATCATCCCGGCAGTGAAGCGCCCGGTGAAGGAGATCGACTACGGATTCGTGGGCGACATTCCCGCCGGGAATGTACAGACCGCTCCGCTGCAATTGTTGCTGGACGCGGGCCTCACGCCTGTGATGTCGCCGCTCACGCACGACGGGAAAGGACAGATCCTCAATACCAACGCCGATACCATCGCGTCTTCGCTTGCCGTGGCCCTGGCTGCGCTTTATGATGTACGCCTGATTTTCTGTTTTGAAAAGAAAGGTGTGCTCCGTGATGCGGCGGACGATGATTCGGTGATCAACTTGATCAACCAGGAAGTGTACCAGCAGCTCATGGCGGCCGGTGCGCTGTCTGACGGTATCCTCCCCAAACTGGAAAACGCTTTCGCGGCTATCGGTAACGGGGTGAAGGAAGTGCTGATCGGCCATGCGGACGATCTGCGCCGCAACACCACCGACGCGGTGGCCGGTACCTTAATATGCTGA
- a CDS encoding acetylornithine carbamoyltransferase has translation MKQFISVEDVPGVPQMVDIALDYKKNPFKEKGLGENKTLGMIFLNPSLRTRLSTQVAARNLGMEVVVFNIDKEGWALEMNDGVVMNGNTTEHVKEAAAVMGQYFDILSIRTFPGLKNKEEDYTEKYINQFIKYAGKPVISLESATLHPLQSLTDAITIREQWQQTRKPKVVMTWAPHVKPLPQAVPNSFAQWMNAWDEVDFSIAHPEGYELDPKFSGNAKIYHNQQEALEGADFVYVKNWSSYTDYGKILNSDPAWMVSNDTLKNTNTAKVMHCLPVRRNVVIADEVLDGPQSIVIPEAGNRTWAAQAVISEILKNR, from the coding sequence ATGAAACAGTTTATTTCCGTTGAGGATGTGCCCGGCGTGCCACAGATGGTGGATATCGCACTGGATTACAAGAAAAATCCTTTCAAAGAAAAAGGCCTGGGTGAAAACAAAACCCTCGGCATGATATTTCTCAACCCCAGCCTCCGCACCCGCCTCAGTACGCAGGTAGCCGCGCGCAACCTGGGCATGGAAGTAGTCGTGTTCAATATCGATAAAGAAGGTTGGGCGCTGGAAATGAACGACGGCGTTGTCATGAACGGCAACACCACCGAACACGTGAAAGAAGCCGCCGCTGTGATGGGGCAGTATTTCGACATCCTGTCCATCCGCACCTTCCCCGGTTTGAAAAACAAAGAAGAAGACTACACGGAAAAATACATCAACCAGTTCATCAAATACGCCGGCAAACCCGTGATCAGCCTGGAAAGCGCCACCCTGCACCCGCTGCAGAGCCTGACCGACGCCATCACCATCCGCGAACAATGGCAACAAACCCGCAAACCGAAAGTGGTAATGACCTGGGCGCCCCATGTTAAACCGCTCCCGCAGGCCGTTCCCAACTCCTTCGCGCAGTGGATGAACGCCTGGGACGAAGTGGACTTCTCCATCGCGCACCCCGAAGGTTACGAGCTGGACCCGAAATTTTCCGGTAACGCGAAAATCTATCATAACCAGCAGGAAGCCCTCGAAGGAGCGGACTTCGTGTATGTGAAGAACTGGTCGTCTTACACCGACTATGGCAAGATCCTCAACTCGGACCCGGCCTGGATGGTATCAAACGACACGCTGAAAAATACGAACACCGCCAAAGTCATGCACTGTCTGCCCGTTCGCCGCAACGTGGTGATCGCTGACGAAGTGCTCGACGGGCCGCAATCGATCGTGATCCCTGAAGCGGGCAACCGCACCTGGGCCGCGCAGGCGGTGATCAGTGAAATCTTAAAAAACCGCTGA
- a CDS encoding aminotransferase class III-fold pyridoxal phosphate-dependent enzyme has translation MKLFDVYPVNDITITKAQGSHVWDDEGTQYLDLYGGHAVISIGHTHPHYVQRLTDQLNKVGFYSNSIHIPLQQQLAEKLGKVSGKEDYQLFLVNSGAEANENALKLASFYNGRKKIIAFKKAFHGRTSLAVAATDNPKIVAPVNETDNVVFLPWEDLAALEDAFNKYEVSSVIIEGIQGVGGINVASPAFLQKIRSLCDQHNAVFIADSVQCGYGRSGKFFSHDHAGVNADIYTMAKGMGNGFPIGGIIIAPKFKPAYGMLGTTFGGNHLACAAALAVLEVIEKDNLIANAENVGNYLMEELRKFPEVKEVRGKGLMIGIELPEELSHVRRELLFTYKIFTGEAKPNVIRLLPSLALTKDHADQFLTAFKQALKPVHA, from the coding sequence ATGAAACTTTTCGACGTATATCCCGTAAATGATATCACCATCACCAAAGCACAGGGCTCGCATGTGTGGGACGATGAAGGTACCCAGTACCTGGACCTCTACGGCGGACACGCCGTGATCTCCATCGGCCATACGCACCCGCATTACGTGCAGCGGCTGACGGACCAGCTGAATAAAGTAGGCTTCTATTCCAACTCCATCCACATTCCTTTGCAGCAGCAACTGGCGGAGAAGCTGGGCAAGGTATCGGGCAAGGAAGATTACCAGCTGTTTCTCGTGAACTCCGGCGCGGAGGCCAATGAAAACGCGCTGAAGCTCGCGTCTTTCTACAACGGGAGAAAGAAAATCATCGCATTCAAAAAAGCGTTCCACGGGCGGACGTCGCTGGCGGTAGCCGCAACCGACAACCCGAAGATCGTGGCGCCGGTGAATGAGACCGACAACGTGGTATTTCTTCCCTGGGAAGATCTTGCCGCACTGGAGGATGCATTCAATAAGTATGAGGTATCGTCCGTGATCATTGAAGGGATCCAGGGCGTGGGGGGCATCAACGTCGCTTCTCCCGCTTTCCTGCAGAAGATCCGGAGCCTCTGCGACCAGCACAACGCCGTGTTCATCGCGGATTCCGTACAGTGCGGGTATGGCCGGAGCGGTAAATTCTTCAGCCACGACCATGCCGGCGTTAATGCGGATATCTACACCATGGCCAAAGGCATGGGCAATGGTTTCCCGATCGGCGGCATCATCATCGCCCCGAAATTCAAACCTGCATACGGCATGCTCGGGACCACTTTCGGCGGTAACCACCTGGCCTGCGCCGCTGCGCTCGCCGTGCTGGAAGTGATCGAAAAAGACAACCTCATCGCCAACGCCGAAAACGTAGGCAATTATCTCATGGAAGAACTGCGGAAATTCCCGGAAGTGAAGGAAGTGAGAGGCAAGGGCCTGATGATCGGGATCGAACTGCCAGAGGAGCTGTCGCACGTACGGAGAGAACTGCTCTTCACTTATAAAATCTTCACCGGCGAAGCCAAGCCGAACGTGATCCGGCTGCTGCCTTCGCTGGCGCTCACGAAAGATCACGCCGATCAGTTCTTAACCGCATTCAAACAAGCTTTAAAACCGGTTCACGCTTAA
- the argC gene encoding N-acetyl-gamma-glutamyl-phosphate reductase, protein MKTRKAGIIGGAGYTGGEAIRLLLNHPDVELAFVHSRSNAGNPLHAVHGDLLGETDLLFSGEIDNTVDVMFLCLGHGESKKFLEQNDIAASVKVVDLSQDFRLGETVKDRTFVYGLPEANRDAIKEASNIANPGCFATAIQLGLLPLAKAGLLGEVHTTGITGSTGAGQSLQATSHFTWRANNISTYKVLQHQHLKEIRRTLQAIQPAFGGGIHFVPVRGDYPRGIWITSYLDCKLSLDEAYALYEAYYEGHPFTHVSRKQIDLKQVVNTNKVLVQLEKQGDKLVIHSIEDNLIKGASGQAVQNMNLMLGLDETAGLKLKSIVF, encoded by the coding sequence ATGAAAACGAGAAAGGCAGGCATTATCGGCGGGGCGGGATATACAGGCGGCGAAGCCATCAGGCTGCTGCTGAACCACCCCGATGTGGAACTGGCGTTTGTTCATTCCCGCAGCAACGCGGGCAATCCGCTCCATGCCGTCCACGGCGACCTCCTCGGCGAAACGGACCTCCTGTTTTCCGGCGAAATCGATAACACCGTAGACGTGATGTTCCTTTGCCTCGGCCACGGCGAATCCAAAAAGTTCCTCGAACAGAACGATATCGCCGCCTCCGTGAAAGTGGTGGACCTCAGCCAGGATTTCAGGCTGGGCGAAACCGTGAAAGACCGCACCTTCGTGTACGGCCTTCCCGAAGCCAACCGCGATGCCATCAAAGAGGCGTCCAACATCGCCAACCCCGGTTGCTTTGCCACGGCTATCCAGCTGGGCCTGCTGCCGCTGGCGAAAGCGGGGCTGCTCGGCGAAGTGCATACCACAGGCATCACCGGCTCCACCGGGGCGGGGCAGAGCCTGCAGGCGACTTCGCACTTCACCTGGAGGGCCAACAACATCTCGACTTATAAAGTACTGCAGCACCAGCACCTGAAGGAAATCCGACGAACCCTGCAGGCCATACAGCCTGCTTTCGGAGGAGGCATCCACTTCGTGCCCGTTCGCGGTGATTACCCGCGCGGCATCTGGATCACTTCCTACCTGGACTGCAAACTGTCGCTCGACGAAGCATACGCCTTGTATGAAGCGTATTACGAAGGGCATCCCTTCACCCACGTCAGCCGCAAACAAATTGATCTCAAACAGGTAGTCAATACCAATAAAGTACTCGTACAGCTGGAAAAGCAGGGCGACAAGCTTGTGATCCACTCCATCGAAGACAACCTGATCAAAGGCGCCTCAGGGCAAGCGGTCCAGAATATGAACCTGATGCTCGGCCTCGACGAAACGGCCGGCCTCAAACTGAAATCCATCGTATTCTAA